A stretch of the Cyprinus carpio isolate SPL01 chromosome B4, ASM1834038v1, whole genome shotgun sequence genome encodes the following:
- the LOC109102824 gene encoding GTPase IMAP family member 8-like, whose amino-acid sequence MMAGKIRGLNVVLLGRSGIGKSASGNTILGKEAFKSKKSSTSVTRDIAAESGMICGRWVTVFDTPGLFSTELSDHEIQKKFLKTFQQCESDSCVFLLVIKVDRFTGKEREAVEKIEKLLGDERLKKTWILFTRGDKLEDENMTIEEYISQSEPLKKVVQKYDKRYHVFNNKTKQPSVQARLLLEKCIQSLKDAPVDRLSSRRIVLLGKTGVGKSAAGNTILGWREFISVQSMSSVIRVCSEVHATVSGRSVSVVDTPPFFDTQMRPEELVTEIARSVYLSSPGPHAFLIVLRVIDRFTEQEQKIPQMIEMMLGQEVFKYSIILFTHGDLLEDEPIEDLIVENRRLRHLVQQCGGRYHIFNNRDLNNREQVNDLLQKIDSMIAQNGGGHYSNQMYEDAQNFRREEEKQRLRHEENRRREEKQRHEMEKVRAEFEANRSEQERLRAERQRDEEKRRREEKQIQEEMERVRKEMEERFRAEYEAERSERERLRAERQRDEEKRRRGEKQKEACVCS is encoded by the exons ATGATGGCAGGAAAGATCAGAGGTTTGAATGTGGTGTTACTGGGAAGATCAGGAATTGGGAAAAGTGCTTCAGGAAACACAATCCTGGGAAAAGAAGCTTTCAAATCAAAGAAAAGCTCTACTTCAGTCACACGAGACATAGCTGCGGAATCTGGGATGATCTGTGGACGATGGGTCACTGTCTTTGACACACCAGGATTGTTTAGCACAGAGCTGAGTGATCATGAGATTCAGAAGAAATTTCTAAAGACTTTTCAGCAATGTGAATCAGATTCCTGTGTGTTTCTGCTAGTTATCAAAGTTGACAGATTcacaggaaaagagagagaagctGTGGAGAAGATTGAGAAGCTGCTGGGAGACGAGCGCCTGAAGAAAACTTGGATTCTCTtcaccagaggagacaaactggaggatgaAAACATGACTATAGAAGAATATATTAGTCAGTCTGAGCCACTGAAGAAAGTCGTTCAGAAATATGACAAGAGATACCATGTGTTCAACAACAAGACGAAACAACCTAGTGTGCAAGCTAGACTGCTACTTGAAAAATGTATCCAGAGCTTAAAAG ACGCTCCTGTTGACCGTCTCTCATCCCGACGGATTGTTCTTCTGGGTAAAACTGGAGTTGGGAAGAGTGCAGCTGGAAACACAATCCTGGGATGGAGAGAGTTCATATCTGTACAGAGTATGAGTTCAGTTATCCGTGTATGTTCAGAAGTACACGCCACTGTTTCAGGCAGATCTGTGTCTGTAGTAGATACTCCTCCATTCTTTGACACACAGATGAGACCTGAAGAGTTAGTCACAGAGATAGCCAGAAGTGTGTATTTATCCAGTCCTGGACCACACGCTTTTCTCATTGTGTTAAGAGTAATAGACAGATTCACTGAACAGGAGCAGAAGATTCCTCAGATGATTGAGATGATGTTGGGTCAGGAGGTGTTTAAATACTCCATCATTCTCTTCACTCATGGAGATCTGCTGGAAGATGAGCCCATAGAGGACCTCATTGTGGAGAACAGGAGATTAAGACATCTAGTTCAGCAGTGTGGAGGCAGATATcacatcttcaacaacagagatcTGAATAACAGAGAGCAGGTGAATGATCTCCTGCAGAAGATTGACTCAATGATAGCACAGAATGGAGGAGGACACTACAGTAACCAGATGTACGAAGATGCTCAGAACTTCAGACGAGAAGAAGAAAAGCAGAGACTGAGACATGAAGAGAATAGAAGAAGAGAGGAGAAACAAAGACATGAGATGGAGAAAGTCAGAGCAGAGTTTGAAGCTAATAGATCTGAACAAGAAAGACTtagagcagagagacagagagatgaggaaaagagaagaagagaagagaaacaaatacaagaggagatggagagagtgagaaaagAGATGGAGGAGAGATTCAGAGCAGAGTATGAAGCTGAGAGATCTGAACGAGAAAGACTTcgagcagagagacagagagatgaagagaagagaagaagaggggAGAAACAAAAAGAGGCCTGTGTCTGTAGTTGA